Within Lytechinus variegatus isolate NC3 chromosome 15, Lvar_3.0, whole genome shotgun sequence, the genomic segment AGAAAAGATTGATGATCTGATATTTGATTATGATACATAATCAGAGACGGCACGCATTGAAATGTGAATCTCCGTTACACGATCGTCCCAATCTAAAAGAATGTGATTCGATCGGCATGCTGAAATCTGCGTAACACCGAAACGTCATTGGACAGTTGTCACCAAACAATTGACCAATGAACTTCGAGCCGACGCCGCTATTTCACCTGATCGCATCGCATACAGAGCACAGGTGATCGGGTAAATTCTCGGTGGTGAAAACTTTATACGGGATTTGGGACGGCACGATCAACGGAGCATATCATCTTTCATAGCAGTGGTAACAATGAAATAGAACTGTTTTGAATAGAGCGAAATACCTTTTTGTAGTAATCTACTTGAGCATGGATTCACGGGTTGGTATGAACGAGAGGACCGAAAGGCGCATACTCGCTGGGAACGATTATATCACTTCGAGTGGAGAGGAGGTTTCATTATTGAACAAGTCAAGAGAAGAGACAGAACCTCTTGAGGAGAATAGGCGGGGTTGGTGTGGATTCATACTTCGGAAGAATTATCTCTCGCTTGATAACGACGAAATGAAGGTGGACTCAGAAAAGAAGATGCGCTCGCCCGCGAGGCGCTTTGCGATTAACCAAACCATGTTGCCGTATAAGATGTTTTATTTCCTGTCTGATGGGGCATCTTCATGTATTGCTCCGTATCGCTCGCTCTATCTCAAACAACTTGGGTTGGGACCGAGTCGCATTGGAGTTGTGGCTGCCATGAAGCCTCTAGCAACATTTCTCTCCAATGCCATGATCGGGTTCTTGGCGGATCGGTACGGATGGCGGAAGGCGATCATGCTGACGAGTTTATTGATTTGGATCGGGAGTCTCCTTGCCTTTGGGTTTCTTCCACCGGCTTCTGAGGTATCCAGATCAGTGGCCGTGGAGCAGCTGAAGGACATGATCTCCCAATTCAACCACACTGACCTGGCTGAAGAGGAACTGTTACTGAGGGGAGTACGGTCGGCTGAAAATAGATTTCAGACTCATAGAGAACTCCAACTACGGTTTAACGAACGATTGAACCGCCTTCGTTGCTTGGTGATGAACTGCACGACGGACGGGATGCCGTTGGATTCCTTACCACATCACGGGAAAGATTATCGATTGGCGAAGAAGATGTTTGATCCATCAAGGGGCAGGCATGATGGACATCGCATGCATGTTTCGTCAACTGAATCGCCCTTGTCAACGATGACGTCTGGAAGAACCAACCACTTGGAAATCTCATTAGGAATGGATATCATAGATAACCTTGATGCATCAAACAACTTAAGCGAAGGGAGCAATCTCGTCCACGACGCCCTCGGTGGCAACGAACCCTTCACGGAGTTTCCGCTGACCTCGAATATGGTCATCGAGCTCTCTTCCGACCGCAGCTGGCTTTTCGACCAGCGGGAGCTCTTCCGGCTTTtcctcatcatcctcgtcatcaccaacatcatctaCATCTCACTGGGATCATTCATGAGACTCGCTGATACTGCGACCCTCAGTGCTCTCGCTAACGATCCGGCAAGCGAAGTGTCGGACTACGGCTGGCATCGCTCCTTCGGCGGACTAGGATGGGCCATCTGGTAAGACACCCTTTTGGatatttttgtcttttgaaTTCGATAAATCAGTTGTTATAAATGACTAAACTTGTTAAAGTATTATGTAAATTGTTCAAAACTTTGTAATATTGGGACTTGTGTAACTCCTAATTCATGTAATTGAGAATGTGTTATTCCTTTTAATTGGTAATGGCTTACAACATACGATGACATGCTCTTCTTAGTAATGACATTAACATCgatagagatgatgatgatggtgatgatgatgatgacgatgatggtgatgatgacgatggtgatgaatTCAGCACAAATCAATATGGTGCCTTGCTTATTTCGAGATATCATTATTAGATATGTACAAGCGCAAATCATGTAAACTATGCGATATACTCTAGCGCAATGGATTGCTCTCggaaaaataatacataatatataGCGAAAATAGAGAAAGACGTGCAATCGTTAGTTTTAAAACGAAACGCGGTATGCAATTTTTTTACTTGGATTATTTTAGCAACTGCCTCATGTCACTCAATTCGAGGTATATTCTATATTAAATCAAAGTATTGATTATAGAGCAATCTGTGAAAACCGACTTCAGGTTTTTAAGAATCAAGGATGCCCTTTGGATGGAAGTCCGATACCGCTCGTGAGCTGCGTAATACAGTGGATTCTGGACCGGAGAAGGcgaaaaagaagagaaggaagatgAATGATGGATTGGATCCATGTTTCATTCATGAGAGGTGTCGTAGTGTAGTGGTTCAGTTACCTGACTCTTAAGCCGAGGGTcctgtgttcaaatcccacctgGTGCTAGTGTCCTTATCTACGTTTGTCAAGGGTCGTGGGGTCCAGTGCTTAGAGCATTGAACTCACAATCGCAAGGTTTTGCGTTCGAATCCACACTCTGCCATAATGGCAGAGTGTGGATTCGAACGCAAAaccttgggcctttttatcaaagtgaagacaatgattgtcttcactttgataaaaaggcccgagagtaatatATGTCGTCTGTAAGGTCAGGtgctatgactgattaaccgaGACGttaaatgtttccaaggtaatttgttatataccagcttggcgtttaccagcaaaaatgctgCCCTGTCGATTTCCTACGGGAGTTAGATGTACCATAAACTCTCCATCCctgtgttaaatgggtacccggtagtaTTTGAACGTCAATGTAATAAGAAGTGGTCACggtgagaagaagaagaagatgaagaagaagggaaagaaaagaaagaggaggaggaagaaaattaagaagaagaaagcgaagaagaggaagaagaagaggaagaagaatgaaaagaataagaataggCCTATAAAATAACATCAAGAAGGTCAATGCTAGCTAAGTAACTTAGGTGACTGTTTAGAGCGGGTAGTGCGAACTGCTGACCTAGATATTAAGAATTGATTTATAACTTTCCGATTCATAATACTTATAAGAGGTAACAGGCGCACGCAATACCTCGTATTTGAAAAGCCACAGTCAGATCACTTCGTCTTCAAATGACTCATAAAATAAATCCTCAGTACAAATTATATTGTATTTATACTGGTAAAGTACTGTATACAATGATATGAATACTGAGCAAACATTTTGTTCGTGACATCAATGAGTTCAGGATGTGTTTCCGTAAAACATGCAACTGTTAATGACTTGTGTACAACAATATACACATGTAGTATAAATTCCTCTCGAATTGAAAGAGAGAATTTAAGTCCATGAACTTTACACA encodes:
- the LOC121428706 gene encoding major facilitator superfamily domain-containing protein 6-like, with amino-acid sequence MDSRVGMNERTERRILAGNDYITSSGEEVSLLNKSREETEPLEENRRGWCGFILRKNYLSLDNDEMKVDSEKKMRSPARRFAINQTMLPYKMFYFLSDGASSCIAPYRSLYLKQLGLGPSRIGVVAAMKPLATFLSNAMIGFLADRYGWRKAIMLTSLLIWIGSLLAFGFLPPASEVSRSVAVEQLKDMISQFNHTDLAEEELLLRGVRSAENRFQTHRELQLRFNERLNRLRCLVMNCTTDGMPLDSLPHHGKDYRLAKKMFDPSRGRHDGHRMHVSSTESPLSTMTSGRTNHLEISLGMDIIDNLDASNNLSEGSNLVHDALGGNEPFTEFPLTSNMVIELSSDRSWLFDQRELFRLFLIILVITNIIYISLGSFMRLADTATLSALANDPASEVSDYGWHRSFGGLGWAIW